In Capsicum annuum cultivar UCD-10X-F1 chromosome 7, UCD10Xv1.1, whole genome shotgun sequence, one genomic interval encodes:
- the LOC107878045 gene encoding scarecrow-like protein 23, which produces MLYSLQISFINHTTISSSSSTMSSKRSIVEFTPPATDEDPVFTKRPRHFPSSDREEDEEEGEEVVHVDADSIGLRLLGLLLQCAECVAMENLEDAGNLLPEIAELSSPFGSSAERVAAYFAEALSARIISSHLRFYSPLNLKALTLTHSQKLFTALQSYNTISPLIKFSHYTANQAIYQALECEDHVHIIDLDIMQGLQWPGLFQILSSRSRKLRSIKITGVGSSMELLESTGRRLAEFANSFGLPFEFKPLEGKIGHVRNLSQLGVKAEEAIVVNWMHHCLYDVTGSDLGTFRLLTLLRPKLITTVEQELSHGGNFLGRFVEALHYYSALFDALGDGLGEESIERHMVEQQLFGSEIRNIVAVGGPKRSGEVPIERWGDEFKRVGFLPVSLSGTPAAQASLLLGMFPRGYTLVEENGCLKLGWKDLSLLTASAWQPCD; this is translated from the coding sequence ATGCTTTACAGTCTACAAATCTCTTTCATTAATCATACTACTATTTCTTCGTCTTCTTCTACCATGTCTTCTAAACGCTCTATTGTTGAGTTTACTCCTCCTGCCACTGATGAAGATCCAGTTTTTACTAAACGACCTCGCCACTTTCCCTCTTCCGACAGGGAAGAGGATGAAGAAGAAGGCGAGGAAGTAGTCCACGTTGACGCGGACTCTATCGGCCTTCGCCTTCTTGGATTGCTCCTCCAGTGTGCTGAGTGCGTTGCGATGGAGAATCTCGAAGATGCCGGCAATTTATTACCCGAAATCGCTGAGCTCTCTTCGCCTTTTGGGTCGTCGGCTGAACGAGTCGCTGCTTACTTTGCTGAAGCCCTCTCTGCCAGAATTATCAGTTCTCACCTTCGATTCTACTCTCCACTTAACCTCAAAGCCTTAACTCTCACGCATTCGCAAAAGCTCTTCACCGCTTTGCAATCGTACAACACGATCAGCCCGCTTATCAAATTCTCTCACTATACAGCAAACCAAGCCATTTACCAAGCATTAGAGTGTGAAGATCACGTCCATATAATCGATCTCGACATCATGCAAGGTCTTCAATGGCCAGGATTGTTCCAAATTCTCTCATCTCGTTCGAGGAAACTCCGTTCCATCAAGATCACCGGTGTTGGATCCTCTATGGAACTACTCGAATCCACAGGACGGAGACTTGCCGAGTTTGCTAACTCATTCGGCCTGCCGTTCGAGTTTAAACCGCTCGAGGGCAAAATCGGGCACGTAAGAAACCTGAGTCAACTCGGGGTAAAAGCGGAGGAAGCTATTGTGGTAAACTGGATGCACCATTGCCTTTACGATGTAACGGGGAGTGATTTAGGTACGTTCAGATTGTTGACGTTGTTAAGGCCGAAACTGATCACCACCGTTGAACAAGAACTGAGTCACGGAGGGAATTTTTTAGGCCGGTTCGTTGAGGCATTGCATTATTATTCGGCATTGTTTGATGCTTTAGGGGATGGATTGGGTGAGGAGAGTATAGAGAGGCATATGGTGGAGCAGCAATTGTTTGGTAGTGAAATTAGGAATATTGTAGCTGTAGGTGGGCCCAAGAGGAGTGGGGAGGTACCCATAGAGAGATGGGGTGATGAGTTTAAACGGGTCGGGTTTTTACCCGTTTCGTTATCGGGCACTCCAGCTGCTCAAGCTAGTTTGTTGTTGGGGATGTTTCCAAGAGGGTATACTTTGGTGGAGGAAAATGGGTGTTTGAAGTTGGGCTGGAAGGATTTATCTTTGTTGACTGCCTCTGCATGGCAACCATGCGATTAA